A stretch of DNA from Methanobrevibacter wolinii SH:
AATTTGGGCAACAGGAGGACTTGAAAAATTCTTTGCAGGTTTAATTTCTGTTGGTGAGCTTGTTATTGCTCGTAAAGTTGGTAATAGACGTAAATAATTAAACTAATTTTTTATTATTTACTATTTTTGATTAATTTTCATTTATATTAGTTTATTTGCTTAATTTTTACTTTGTATTTATGCTTTATTTCTGATTTTTATTACTTAATTTATTTTATATGTTTTTTTGACTTTTTTTTCATTTTTTTGTTTTGTTTTTTTGTTTCTTTTTTGTGTTTTTGGATTTTGTTTTTGTGTTTTTTTATTTATATTGTTTAAATCTTAGATTTATGGGAAAATTATTTCTAAATTAAAATAATTTGGGTTATTAGATTAAATTTTTAAATAAAATATATTATATTAAATCATTTTTTAATAATTTTTTTATAAAATCTAGTTTTTTATAATTTAATATTTGGTATCTTTATATAATATCATTAAGTTATATTATTATAGTGATTAAATGAAGTTAAAGGAATTATTTATTAGATACACAATGCTTATTATTGGTGTAAGTACTATGTCTCTAGGTATTGCATTTTCAATTAAAGGAGGTTTAGGCCTGTCTCCAATATCTTGTATTCCTTATGTATTGTCCAAGGCATATCCTTTAACTGTTGGCGAATTTACTATAATTTTTAATGTGCTTCTTGTTTTATTGCAAATCATTATTTTAAGGAATTTCAATGTTAAATTGATTTCAGAGATGATTGTTTGTTTTGTATTTGGTTATGCAATTGATTTTAATCTATGGCTAATTTCTTTTATTAATCCTATAGGTTATATTGAACAATGGATAGTTTGTTTACTTGGTGGCTTTGTTTTAGCATTAGGTTTA
This window harbors:
- a CDS encoding YczE/YyaS/YitT family protein — encoded protein: MKLKELFIRYTMLIIGVSTMSLGIAFSIKGGLGLSPISCIPYVLSKAYPLTVGEFTIIFNVLLVLLQIIILRNFNVKLISEMIVCFVFGYAIDFNLWLISFINPIGYIEQWIVCLLGGFVLALGLCVEIKSRTSMLPGDGAVLVISKVSDIDFSKVKPMFDVSMVIIAIVLAFLLLGHLDAVREGTVFAAVFVGPIIKFYNKTFAYKLDEYLIKLSKEV